A single Triticum dicoccoides isolate Atlit2015 ecotype Zavitan chromosome 2A, WEW_v2.0, whole genome shotgun sequence DNA region contains:
- the LOC119356008 gene encoding stress-induced-phosphoprotein 1-like yields MAYVKSKEKDDPILKLNPSNMNLEGNKAYKRKDYITAARLYTMAEGDYPENVTLIANRSVCWLNMGEGDKALRDAQICRALRRDWPKACFREGAARMLLKDYEKACDAFLDGLKLDPLNTEIENALREALHSLEVSHAVKKGH; encoded by the exons GATGACCCTATTTTAAAATTGAATCCATCTAATATGAATTTAGAAGGAAACAAAGCATACAAGAGAAAAGACTATATTACTGCAGCAAGGCTCTACACCATG GCAGAAGGTGACTACCCAGAGAATGTAACATTGATTGCAAATAGAAGCGTTTGCTGGCTTAACATGGGTGAAGGAGACAAAGCTTTGCGGGATGCTCAAATTTGCAGGGCACTGCGTCGTGACTGGCCGAAGGCCTGCTTCCGGGAAGGAGCTGCTCGAATGCTGTTAAAG GACTATGAAAAGGCATGTGATGCATTCCTTGATGGCCTCAAATTAGACCCATTGAACACTGAGATTGAGAACGCCTTGAG GGAGGCTTTACATTCCCTGGAGGTATCACATGCTGTCAAGAAGGGCCACTGA
- the LOC119356012 gene encoding 4-hydroxy-tetrahydrodipicolinate synthase 2, chloroplastic-like, translated as MMAAQPTATPGVRLGWKGLGALASPPRLALSRSAAAALASHRVGRGKFSAAAITTDDYLPMRSTEVKNRTSVDGIKSLRLITAVKTPYLPDGRFDLEAYDSLINTQINGGAEGVIVGGTTGEGHLMSWDEHIMLIGHTVNCFGTNIKVIGNTGSNSTREAIHASEQGFAVGMHAALHVNPYYGKTSTAGLISHFDEVLPMGPTIIYNVPARTGQDIPPAVIEALSGYPNMAGVKECVGHERVKCYTDKGIAIWSGNDDECHDSRWKYGATGVISVTSNLVPGLMCSLMFEGENTTLNEKLQPLMKWLFSEPNPIGLNTALAQLGVVRPVFRRPYAPLSLEKRTEFVRIVEAIGRENFVGQKEVQVLDDDDFVLISRY; from the exons ATGATGGCGGCGCAGCCGACGGCTACCCCGGGGGTCCGCCTCGGCTGGAAGGGCCTTGGCGCTCTAGCGTCCCCGCCGCGCCTGGCGCTCTCTCGCTCCGCCGCCGCGGCGCTCGCGTCACACAG GGTTGGCAGAGGAAAGTTTTCAGCTGCGGCCATCACTACTGATGATTATCTTCCAATGCGAAGTACTGAAGTGAAAAATCG GACATCAGTGGATGGAATCAAAAGTCTCAGACTAATCACAGCAGTCAAAACCCCCTATTTGCCAGATGGGAGATTTGATCTTGAAGCATATGATTCTTTGATAAACACACAAATAAACGGGGGTGCTGAAGGTGTAATAGTTGGTGGTACAACAGGAGAAGGTCATCTTATGAGCTGGGATGAACACATCATGCTCATCGGGCACACTGTTAACTGCTTTGGAACTAACATTAAAGTGATAGGCAACACGGGAAGTAACTCAACTAGAGAAGCTATTCACGCTTCAGAGCAGGGATTTGCTGTTGGCATGCATGCAGCTCTCCATGTCAATCCTTACTATGGGAAGACCTCAACTGCAGGACTGATCTCTCATTTCGACGAAGTACTCCCGATGGGTCCAACAATCATTTACAATGTGCCAGCCAGGACTGGTCAGGACATACCTCCTGCGGTCATTGAGGCTCTCTCAGGTTATCCAAACATGGCAGGAGTGAAAGAATGTGTTGGACATGAACGGGTGAAGTGCTACACTGACAAAGGTATAGCAATATGGAGTGGCAATGATGACGAATGCCATGATTCAAGGTGGAAATATGGTGCTACTGGAGTCATTTCTGTAACTAGCAACCTTGTTCCTGGTCTCATGTGCAGTCTCATGTTTGAAGGGGAGAACACAACGCTAAATGAGAAGCTACAGCCTCTGATGAAATGGTTATTTTCTGAGCCTAATCCGATTGGTCTCAACACTGCCCTGGCTCAGCTCGGTGTAGTGCGGCCAGTTTTCAGGAGGCCGTATGCCCCTCTTTCTCTTGAAAAGAGGACCGAGTTTGTCCGGATTGTTGAAGCAATCGGGCGGGAGAACTTTGTGGGACAGAAAGAGGTGCAGGTTctggatgatgatgattttgtgttGATCAGCAGGTATTAA
- the LOC119356011 gene encoding guard cell S-type anion channel SLAC1-like, with translation MSGAEPSAAGNGQHAAVDIRAAAAQHEEPRQTSMSGPLNLRSDRRPPPAQRAFSRQVSLGSGVTVMGMDRGGRNGGRPGQRALPRSGKSLGVLNHSGGLGPDGAPRRGGDFSMFRTKSTLSKQNSMLPSRIKEELDGVDLDRVEGQPAGRPADVDPLNKSVPAGRYFAALRGPELDEVRDYEDILLPKDEVWPFLLRFPIGCFGVCLGLGSQAILWGALAASPAMGFLRVTPMINVAVWLLATAVLVATSVTYALKCVFYFEAIRREFFHPVRVNFFFTPSIAAMFLAIGLPRAFAPARLHPAVWCAFVAPLFALELKIYGQWLSGGKRRLCKVANPSSHLSVVGNFVGAILAARVGWEEAGKFLWAIGVSHYIVVFVTLYQRLPTNEALPMELHPVYSMFIATPSAASLAWAAIYGSFDAVARTFFFMALFLYMSLVVRINFFRGFRFSIAWWSYTFPMTTASLATVKYAEAVPCFTSRALALSLSLMSTTMVSLLLVSTLLHAFYWRSLFPNDLAIAITKDRQSGAGRPHGKGRKAGKRVNDIKRWAKQVPLSVVSSITKSNSADKEEEEKTD, from the exons ATGTCGGGAGCGGAGCCATCGGCGGCGGGCAATGGCCAGCACGCGGCGGTGGACATCCGCGCAGCGGCGGCGCAGCACGAGGAGCCGAGGCAGACGTCCATGAGCGGGCCGCTCAACCTCCGGAGCGACCGGAGGCCGCCGCCGGCGCAGAGGGCCTTCAGCCGGCAGGTGTCCCTGGGCAGCGGCGTCACGGTGATGGGCATGGACAGAGGCGGGAGGAACGGCGGCAGGCCCGGGCAGCGCGCGCTCCCGCGCAGCGGCAAGAGCCTCGGTGTGCTCAACCACAGCGGCGGCCTCGGCCCGGACGGCGCCCCGCGCAGGGGCGGCGACTTCAGCATGTTCCGGACCAAGTCCACGCTCAGCAAGCAGAACTCCATGCTGCCGTCGAggatcaaggaggagctcgacggcgtcgacctggaccGCGTCGAGGgccagcccgccggcaggccggCCGACGTGGACCCTCTCAACAAGAGCGTCCCCGCCGGCCGCTACTTCGCCGCGCTCCGCGGCCCCGAGCTCGACGAAGTCCGC GACTACGAGGACATCCTGCTGCCCAAGGACGAGGTGTGGCCGTTCCTGCTGCGGTTCCCGATCGGCTGCTTCGGGGTCTGCCTGGGGCTCGGCAGCCAGGCCATCCTGTGGGGCGCGCTGGCGGCGAGCCCGGCGATGGGGTTCCTCCGGGTGACGCCCATGATCAACGTCGCCGTGTGGCTGCTGGCGACGGCGGTGCTGGTGGCCACGTCCGTCACCTACGCGCTCAAGTGCGTCTTCTACTTCGAGGCCATCCGGCGCGAGTTCTTCCACCCGGTGCGCGTCAACTTCTTCTTCACGCCGTCCATCGCCGCCATGTTCCTCGCCATCGGCCTCCCCCGCGCCTTCGCGCCGGCGAGGCTGCACCCGGCCGTGTGGTGCGCGTTCGTGGCGCCGCTGTTCGCGCTGGAGCTCAAGATCTACGGGCAGTGGCTGTCGGGCGGCAAGCGGAGGCTGTGCAAGGTGGCCAACCCGTCGTCGCACCTGTCCGTGGTGGGCAACTTCGTGGGCGCCATCCTGGCGGCGAGGGTCGGGTGGGAGGAGGCCGGCAAGTTCCTGTGGGCCATCGGGGTGTCCCACTACATCGTCGTCTTCGTCACGCTCTACCAGCGGCTGCCCACCAACGAGGCGCTGCCCATGGAGCTGCACCCGGTCTACTCCATGTTCATCGCCACGCCGTCCGCCGCCAGCCTCGCCTGGGCGGCCATCTACGGCAGCTTCGACGCCGTCGCGCGCACCTTCTTCTTCATGGCGCTCTTCCTCTACATGTCCCTCGTCGTGCGCATCAACTTCTTCCGTGGCTTCCG GTTCTCCATCGCGTGGTGGTCCTACACGTTCCCCATGACGACGGCGTCGCTGGCCACCGTCAAGTACGCCGAGGCCGTGCCGTGCTTCACCAGCAGAGCCCTCGCGCTGAGCCTCTCCCTCATGTCGACGACCATGGTGTCGCTGCTGCTCGTGTCGACGCTCCTGCACGCCTTCTACTGGCGCTCGCTGTTCCCCAACGACCTCGCCATCGCCATCACCAAGGACCGGCAGAGCGGCGCGGGGAGGCCGCACGGCAAGGGGAGGAAGGCCGGCAAGAGGGTGAACGACATCAAGCGGTGGGCCAAGCAGGTGCCGCTCTCAGTCGTCTCCTCCATCACCAAGAGCAACTCTGCAgacaaggaagaagaggagaaaacagACTAG
- the LOC119356009 gene encoding ankyrin repeat and zinc finger domain-containing protein 1-like — translation MASSAPQMAAAAPENRPPRSLFDLPSDFFDSYVLFRSHPALAPSPAEPSEPSRPAPAPLQQQQPPEAAGFRWTCNTCAGEFDSLQEQREHFKSDLHRLNVKLSVAGKSIIKEEDLEKIDSDSLFDDLEVSSVSGSEDEREDVPASDHRLSVKGKEDFRKKLFFHGHSGDIVSFWRCVLFKEHEEPFFDCKSGKMESHGSTSYVHEDEMINRVKQLACEPRNASHLRIIILTSGGHFAGCVFDGNKILANKTFHRYVVRAKAGKRQSGKDATGKVAHSAGSSLRRYNEAALKKEVQELIVSWKPYFDACVCVYIYAPSKNRQMLFDGDKAQLVLQACDIRPLPLTVHRPTLKEAKRVYNNLTQLYYETECSIMGEVLPLVENVTKFEQSTEAREEISVSPEEPILDSSNSHEAMAIPSNNATTPLHEAAKAGNVEQTMELLEQGLDPCIKDERGKTPYLLASDKEVRNTFRRFMALNLDKWDWHAADVPSALTKEMEESQAAKQAEKDAKKKARAKELKKQKKAREKEKEKEKEKEKALAAQSQPVAKGTSVGQMGKSTASVPGLKHKNPQAVALSMQEERDRKLADEREKRAAAAERRLAALAVQSGGTSGPPAAAGSSTQTTAAANDATCSCCFSSLAGKVPFHRYSYKYCSTTCMHLHSEMLEDD, via the exons ATGGCCTCCTCCGCCCCCCAGATGGCGGCGGCCGCGCCGGAGAATAGACCTCCCCGCTCGCTCTTCGACCTCCCCTCGGACTTCTTCGACTCGTATGTACTCTTCCGGTCCCACCCCGCCTTGGCCCCTTCCCCAGCGGAGCCGTCCGAACCCTcccggccggcgccggcgccgttGCAGCAGCAGCAACCGCCGGAGGCCGCGGGGTTCCGGTGGACGTGTAACACCTGCGCCGGCGAATTCGATTCACTGCAGGAGCAACGCGAGCACTTCAAGTCCGATCTCCACCGCCTCAAC GTTAAGCTGAGTGTTGCTGGTAAATCTATTATCAAGGAAGAAGACTTGGAAAAAATTGATTCTGATTCTCTATTTGACGATTTGGAGGTATCTAGTGTATCTGGTTCTGAGGACGAAAGGGAAGATGTGCCTGCATCGGATCACCGGCTCTCAGTTAAAGGCAAGGAAGACTTCAGGAAGAAACTTTTTTTTCATGGTCATTCTGGTGACATAGTTTCTTTTTGGAGATGCGTGCTGTTCAAAGAACATGAAGAACCATTTTTTGACTGCAAATCTGGAAAAATGGAAAGTCACGGGTCTACATCATATGTGCATGAAGATGAGATGATAAATAGAGTGAAGCAGTTGGCATGTGAACCTCGCAATGCATCACATTTGAGGATCATTATATTAACAAGTGGTGGACATTTTGCTGGATGTGTTTTTGATGGAAACAAAATATTAGCAAATAAAACTTTTCACAG GTATGTTGTAAGGGCAAAGGCTGGAAAGAGGCAGTCTGGAAAAGATGCTACCGGAAAGGTTGCACACTCAGCGGGCTCCTCTCTCCGCCGCTATAACGAAGCAGCATTGAAAAAG GAAGTTCAAGAATTAATAGTTTCTTGGAAGCCATACTTTGACGCCTGTGTTTGTGTCTATATATACGCTCCATCAAAGAACCGCCAGATGCTCTTTGATGGGGATAAGGCTCAATTGGTATTGCAAGCATGTGATATTCGTCCACTCCCTTTGACTGTTCATCGGCCCACCTTGAAAGAAGCGAAACGCGTATACAATAACCTAACACAGCTCTATTATGAGACGGAATGCTCTATTATGGGTGAAGTATTACCCCTTGTGGAAAATGTGACAAAGTTTGAGCAAAGTACAGAAGCAAGGGAAGAAATAAGTGTGTCCCCTGAGGAACCTATTTTGGACTCATCGAATTCGCATGAAGCAATGGCTATACCATCTAATAATGCAACAACACCTCTCCATGAAGCTGCAAAGGCTGGCAATGTTGAACAAACTATGGAATTGCTCGAGCAGGGTTTGGATCCTTGTATCAAAGATGAAAGAGGAAAGACACCTTACCTGCTGGCTTCAGATAAAGAAGTCAGAAATACGTTCAGAAGATTCATGGCGCTCAACCTTGACAAATGGGATTGGCATGCTGCTGATGTGCCTAGTGCATTAACAAAGGAAATGGAAGAATCACAAGCTGCAAAACAG GCAGAGAAGGATGCCAAGAAGAAAGCCAGAGCAAAGGAACTGAAGAAACAAAAGAAGGCTAGagagaaggaaaaggaaaaggaaaaggaaaaagagaaG GCGCTAGCAGCGCAATCACAACCTGTTGCTAAAGGCACTTCAGTTGGCCAAATGGGTAAATCAACTGCTTCTGTGCCAGGCCTGAAACATAAGAATCCCCAGGCTGTTGCTCTTTCGATGCAG GAGGAACGAGACCGGAAACTCGCCGACGAAAGAGAGAAGAGAGCAGCGGCAGCGGAAAGAAGGCTCGCGGCGCTAGCAGTTCAATCAGGCGGCACATCAGGGCCCCCGGCGGCGGCGGGCAGCTCCACGCAGACTACAGCAGCGGCAAACGACGCTACATGTTCATGCTGTTTCTCGTCCCTGGCAGGCAAGGTACCATTCCATAGGTACAGCTACAAGTACTGCAGCACTACATGTATGCATCTCCATTCAGAAATGCTGGAAGATGACTGA